Proteins from a genomic interval of Ictalurus furcatus strain D&B chromosome 2, Billie_1.0, whole genome shotgun sequence:
- the LOC128622550 gene encoding myeloid-associated differentiation marker-like, which translates to MVTLDTRSVTTPVGILRMFEVVLSCVIFSLVASVGHSNSSYWAWCMFTWCFCCFMTLLILILELTSLNVKVPISWDDFTTAFAMLSTLMIFAASVIYPTFFISSSCSRQIVATIMSCLCFIAYAVEVGLTRARPGEISGFLSTVPGLMKVLEAFVACIIFISLTPVKEPALQWCVAVYSLCFIFALLIIILTICRLLTLFPFPFDKVLTGYNVLAVMMYMTVVVIWPLYNFQNNPRPANCSHCYWDNQLVVSFMSCVNLIVYIVDTCYSIRLVFITPA; encoded by the coding sequence ATGGTTACACTCGACACTCGTTCTGTGACCACACCTGTTGGCATTCTACGGATGTTTGAGGTTGTGCTGTCATGTGTCATCTTCAGTCTGGTGGCCTCTGTGGGGCACAGCAACTCATCATACTGGGCCTGGTGCATGTTTACTTGGTGCTTCTGCTGCTTCATGACTCTTTTAATCCTTATCCTGGAGTTAACTAGTCTCAATGTAAAGGTGCCCATCTCCTGGGATGACTTCACTACTGCATTTGCTATGCTGTCTACACTAATGATATTTGCTGCCTCAGTCATCTACCcaaccttttttatttcttcatcttGTTCTCGCCAAATTGTTGCTACCATCATGTCCTGCCTGTGCTTTATTGCATATGCTGTGGAGGTAGGCCTGACCCGGGCAAGACCTGGTGAGATCAGTGGCTTCCTTTCGACAGTTCCAGGCCTTATGAAGGTTCTTGAAGCTTTTGTTGCCTGCATCATCTTCATCTCCCTCACCCCAGTCAAAGAACCTGCCTTGCAGTGGTGTGTGGCGGTTTACtcactttgtttcatttttgctCTCCTCATTATCATCCTCACTATCTGCAGGCTGCTGACTTTGTTCCCCTTTCCTTTTGACAAAGTCCTTACTGGTTACAATGTGCTTGCTGTTATGATGTATATGACAGTAGTAGTTATATGGCCTCTTTACAATTTCCAAAATAATCCAAGACCGGCAAACTGCAGTCACTGTTATTGGGACAACCAATTGGTAGTGTCCTTTATGTCCTGTGTTAACCTCATTGTTTATATTGTGGACACATGCTACTCAATCCGCCTAGTATTCATCACACCTGCTTAA
- the mettl23 gene encoding methyltransferase-like protein 23: MSLPIKIRICNVDESVNPRFIQKTFTFENHDGTDVLMVSVPEVLGSQYGMYVWPCAVVLAQYVWTTREKIQRKTVLELGAGVSLPGIVAAKCGAHVILSDSAEIPLCLENSRRCCELNDLPGVPVVGLTWGEISPELRSLPPVDIILGSDVFYEPEDFEDALVTLSFLLKRNPSGQFWTTFQERSSDWTIETLLNKWNLQCTDVPLDIFHANKKHLAGSTLPGNCSIQMMIVTARTKM; encoded by the exons atgAGTTTACCAATTAAGATTAGAATATGTAATGTGGACGAATCAGTCAATCCTCGTTTTATCCAGAAAACGTTCACATTTGAGAACCACGATGGCACGGATGTATTGATGGTGTCTGTCCCAGAG GTTCTTGGTTCGCAGTATGGGATGTACGTCTGGCCATGTGCAGTGGTTTTGGCACAGTATGTGTGGACCACGagagagaaaatacagagaaaaaCAGTACTCGAG cTAGGTGCTGGGGTGAGTTTGCCAGGCATTGTGGCTGCGAAATGTGGAGCTCATGTGATTCTGTCGGACAGTGCTGAAATTCCTCTGTGCTTGGAAAACAGCAGGCGCTGCTGTGAGCTTAATGATTTGCCTGGAGTGCCTGTGGTTGGTCTTACTTGGGGAGAGATATCACCAGAGCTGAGGTCTCTACCACCTGTGGACATTATACTGGGATCAGACGTTTTCTATGAACCTGAAG ATTTTGAAGATGCACTTGTAACACTCTCCTTTCTTCTAAAGCGAAATCCTTCTGGTCAGTTTTGGACTACATTTCAGGAAAGAAG cTCAGACTGGACTATAGAAACTTTGCTGAATAAATGGAACCTGCAGTGCACTGATGTCCCATTGGATATATTtcatgcaaacaaaaaacatctagcTGGATCGACTCTGCCTGGAAATTGTTCAATACAAATGATGATTGTAACAGCAAGGACtaagatgtaa
- the mfsd11 gene encoding UNC93-like protein MFSD11 → MTPESKSLLNIFVLGLGFMFMFTAFQTCGNIEQTVIKSFNSTEFHGSGYTSMAIIYGVFSASNLIAPSVVAVIGPQLSLFFSGLVYSGYIAMFIHPFTWSFYTASVFVGIAAAVLWTAQGNLLTINSSDSSIGRNSGIFWALLQFSLFFGNLYIYVAWHGKVHISDKDRQTVFISLTIISLVGNFLFFLIQRTETEVVPSEGSESPLPGDTCESDSVVAAPQGLGSQALVAFRKSIQLAMTKEMLLLSISIAYTGLELTFYSGVYGTSIGAMTVFGDNAKSLIGLSGIFIGVGEILGGSVFGMLNQCNQYGRNPVVLLGLVTHFLAFYLIFLNIASDAPLAPEEGTQLQAFIPPSTELALFCSFLLGLGDSCFNTQLLSIVGFIFRDDSAPAFAVFKFVQSIAAALAFFYSNYLQLHWQLLIMVLVGFTGTLSFFVAEWMVVSCRRNSDYDSI, encoded by the exons ATGACACCAGAAAGCAAATCACTGTTAAACATCTTTGTATTGGGTCTtggttttatgtttatgttcacCGCCTTCCAGACCTGTGGAAACATTGaa caaacTGTGATTAAGAGTTTTAATAGCACAGAATTCCATGGAAGTGGGTACACAAG CATGGCTATTATTTATGGAGTCTTTTCTGCATCAAACCTAATTGCTCCTTCAGTGGTAGCGGTCATTGGACCTCAGTTGTCACTGTTTTTCAGTGGGCTAGTTTACAG TGGATACATTGCTATGTTTATTCACCCTTTTACTTGGAGTTTCTACACTGCTTCTGTCTTTGTTGGAATTGCAGCTGCAG tgctgtggacAGCTCAGGGGAATCTTCTTACCATCAATTCCAGTGACTCATCCATTGGCCGAAACAGTGGGATATTCTGGGCTTTGCTGCAGTTTAG CTTGTTCTTCGGCAATCTTTACATATATGTTGCCTGGCATGGGAAGGTTCACATATCAG ATAAAGACCGTCAGACGGTGTTCATTTCACTCACCATCATCAGTCTGGTTGGAaacttcctcttcttccttatTCAGCGCACTGAGACTGAGGTTGTGCCTTCTGAGGGGTCTGAATCACCGTTGCCTGGAGATACTTGTGAAAGTGATTCAGTGGTGGC AGCACCCCAGGGTCTAGGTTCTCAGGCGTTGGTGGcattca GGAAATCCATTCAGCTGGCCATGACCAAAGAAATGCTGCTGCTAAGCATATCCATCGCATACACAG GACTGGAATTGACTTTTTACAGTGGTGTTTATGGGACATCCATAGGAGCTATGACTGTCTTTGGTGATAATGCCAAAAGTCTCATTGGCCTCTCTGGAATTTTCATTGGTGTTGGTGAAATACTTG GTGGGTCTGTGTTTGGAATGCTGAACCAGTGCAACCAGTATGGAAGGAACCCTGTGGTGCTTTTGGGATTGGTCACCCATTTTTTGGCCTTCTATCTGATATTCCTGAACATAGCCAGTGATGCCCCCTTAGCCCCAGAGGAGGGCACACAGTTGCAGGCCTTCATCCCTCCCAG CACGGAGTTGGCGTTGTTCTGCAGTTTCCTGCTTGGACTGGGTGACAGCTGTTTCAACACACAACTGCTCAGCATTGTGGGCTTCATATTTCGTGATGACAGTGCCCCAGCATTTGCTGTTTTTAAGTTTGTACAG TCCATCGCCGCAGCTCTGGCGTTCTTCTACAGTAATTATCTCCAGCTACACTGGCAACTGCTCATTATGGTACTGGTGGGCTTTACTGGcaccctctctttctttgtggctgaatggatggTGGTCAGCTGCAGACGAAACTCAGATTATGACAGCATCTAA